The genomic segment GCGCGGGTCGTCGCCCAGCTCGGGCCGGCCGATGAGGTCGAAGAAGGCCAGCCACTGCTTGTCGGTGTAGATCATCACCGCGATGTGGCCGTCCTGTGTGCGGTACGGGCGGCGGTTGGGCGAGGCCACCCGCGCGTAGCCCGTGGGCCCGCGCGGAGGGTCGAAGACGTGGCCGCCCTGGAGCTCGAGCAGCGTGAAGGCGGCCATGGCCTCGAACATCGGCACCTCGACCGCCTGGCCCCGCCCGGTCGTCGCCTGCTGCACGAGCGCGGCGTTGATCGCGCCGAGGGCCACCAGCCCGACGATCTTGTCGGCGATCGAGGACTTGATGTAGGCCGGCTCGCCGTCGCCGCCCTGGACGGCCGCCGTGCCGCTGATGGCCTGGATGACGTCGTCGTAGGCCGCGTGGTCGCGGTAGGGACCGGCGCTGCCGAAGCCCGGCAGCGTGCAGTGCACCAGGCGGGGGTGGTCCTCGCGCAGCGCGTCGTGGGTCAGGCCGAGCCGGCCCAGCGCGGCGGGGCGCATGTTGGTGACGAACACGTCGGCGCGGGTGACGAGCGCCAGCACGACGTCGCGCGCGCCGGGGTCCTTGAGGTCCAGCGCGATGCTGCGCTTGCCGTGGTTGGCGGCCAGGAAGATCGGGCCCATCCCGGGGTGCCGGCCGTCGCCGATGTGACGGATGATGTCGCCGCCGGGCGCCTCGACCTTGACGACGTCGGCCCCCATCGCCGCCATCATCTGGGTCGTGTAGGGCCCCATGAACGTCGTCGTGAGGTCGACGACGGTGATGCCCTCCAGCGGGCCGGCGGGCGGGATGGACGTCACGGGCCCCGAACCTACCAGCGGCGGCCGGGGGCCTCAGCCCGCGAGCCCACTCGCACGTCGTGCGAGGGTGGTCCCCACACCTTCCCGAGGCCTAGCCCCTCGGGGAGTTCACAGCGCCCGGTGCGCCGGAGTACGGTGGCGACCGCACCCCGGCGCCCGATCGCGCCGGGGTCGCCGATCTCAGTCGGGTCGGCCCACGGGGCCGCAGAGGCGTTGGTTCGAATCCAACCCGGCCCGATCAGCCGGGGGGCCCACCCGGCGCAGACGCGCGTCCGTCAGGACGCGCGCTCGGCGGCGGCCGCGGTCGCCCGCGCGGCGGCCATGCGGGGCCACATGATGACCACGGCCACCGCCAGGGCGGCGACCAGGAACCCGGCCGAGCCCACGAGCGTGGAGGCGACCGCATGGGCCAGCTCGCTGCGGGGCGTGGCGCCCGCGTGCTGCGCGGCCGAGCGGCTCGACGACGCGAACACGGTCACGAGGATCCCGAGGCCCAGCGCCGCGCCGACCTGCTGGGCGGCGTTGAGCAGCCCGGAGCCGGCCCCCGCGTCGCGGGCGGGGACGCCGGCCATCCCGACCGACGTCAGCGGGGCCATGGCGATGCCCGTCCCGGCGCCGAAGACGACCATGGCGACGGCCACGCCGGGGACATAGGAGGAGTCCTCCGTGATCCGCGTGAGCCAGAGCATCCCGGCCAGTGCGACGGTCAGGCCGCCGATGAGCAGCGGGGCGGTGCCGAACCGCGCGGTCAGGCGCGGGACGATCCGCACCGAGGCGAACATCGCGAGGGTCATCGGCAGGAACGCGATGCCCGTCTGCACGGCGCTGAAGCCGCGCACGCCCTGGAAGTACTGGGTCAGGAAGAAGAAGGACGAGAAGTTGCCGGCCACGAGCAGCAGGCGGCCCACGTAGGCCCCGGAGCGCTCACGGCTGGCGAACATCCGCAGGGGCGTGATCGGCTGCTCGGCGCGTCGCTCGGTCAGCACGAAGGCGGCCAGCAGCAGGACGCCCGCGGCGAAGGACGCCACCGTGCCGAGGTCGCCCCAGCCGTCGGAGGCGGCGCGGACGAAGCCGTAGACGATCGCGGTCATGCCGAGCGTCGAGGTGATCGCGCCGGTGAGGTCGAAGCGGCCGTCGTGGCGCTCGCTCTCGGGCAGGAACCGCGGCGCGAGGGTGACGAGGACGATGCCGATCGGCACGTTGATGAACAGCCCCCAGCGCCAGCTGGCCCAGCTCGTGAGCATGCCGCCGACGACGAGGCCGATGCTGCCGCCCGCGGCCGAGACCGCGCTGTAGGACGCGACGGCCCGCGTCCGCTCGCGGCCCTCGCGGAACGTGATGGACAGCAGCGCGAGCGTCGACGGGGCCGCGACGGCCGCGCCGAGCCCCTGCACGGCGCGCGCGCCGAGCAGCCAGCCGGGCGACTGGGCCAGCCCGCCGGCCAGGGAGGCGGCGGTGAACACGGTCAGCCCGGCGACGAACATGCGCCGGCGCCCGAGGATGTCGCCGGCGCGGGCGCCGAGCAGGAGCAGGCCGCCGAAGGTCAGGGCGTAGGCGTTCTGGACCCACGACAGGCCGGTGGGCGAGAAGCCCAGGGCACGGTGGATGCGGGGCAGCGACGTGATGATGATCGACACGTCGAGGATCAGCATGAGCTGGCAGGTGAGGATGATCCCCAGGACGATCTGGGGATGGGAGGGGCGCCGCGGGGCGCCCGCGCGCCGGAGGCGGAGGCGGGTGCCGGACAGGCGGCGGGCGGCGGCGGGCCGGGTGAACGTGGCGGGCATGGGGAGGGCGTCCCTTCGGGTGGGGCAGGAGCGCTAAACTGGAGACGTTCTCCAGAAGAGAATGCGGAGATGCTCTCCGCTTACATGTCACACTGTAGCGGAGATCACCTCCGCTTTGCCACGACGATGCCCGCGACCGACGCCGACAGCCGCCTCACCGGCCTCTCCCAGCGCCCGAAGCGCGCGGACGCGGCCCGCAACTACGACAAGCTCGTCGCCGCGGCGCGCGAGGCCTTCGCGCAGGACGGCGAGGGTGCCAGGCTCGACGACATCGCCAAGCGGGCCGGCGTCGGGCCGGGCACGCTGTACCGCAACTTCCCGACGCGCCAGCACCTGCTCGAGGCCGTCTACGTCGACGAGGTCGAGGCGATCGCCCGCGCGGCGGACGCCCTCGCCGACCACGAGCCGTGGGACGCCCTGCGGCGCTGGACGCGCCAGTTCGTCGACTACGTCACCACCAAGCGGGCCATCGGCAGCGCGCTGCTGACCTACATCGACCGCGACTCCGAGGTCTTCCGCTCCTGCCGCGGCGCGGTGTTCGGGGCGGGCGACGCGCTGCTGGAGCGGGCGCGGGCCGCCGGCGAGGTCCGCGACGACGTGGCGTTCGCCGACCTCGCGCCGCTGCTCGGCGGCATCGCGGCCATGCAGGGCGCCGACCCCGCGACGATCGACCGCAGCCTCGACCTCGTGCTCGACGGCCTGCGCTACCGGCCGCCGGCCGGCTGACACCCGGGCCGCCGCCCGCGCTTGCCGCCGACGGGCGGCTCTGGTTGGGTGGCACGATGACCGCCGACCGGCGACTGGGCCGCCGACTCCTGGGCATCCTCGTCGTCGTCGGCCTCGGGGAGGCCGCGCCCGCGTCGCCGGGCGCGCTCGAGCAGGCCCCGCAGCCCGGCGGCGAGGCCGGTCGTCCGTCGAGCTGGTAGCCCGCCACCGCCCGTCAACCCAGGAGCGCCACCCATGCCGAGCGAGATCGTCGTCGAGAAGAACATCATGGTGGCCATGCGCGACGGCGTCGCGCTGGCCACCGACGTCTACCGCCCCGGCGGCTCCGAGCCGCTGCCGGCGATCCTCCAGCGCACGCCCTACGACAAGGAGGGCGCGGCGCTGCGCAACTACAGCTTCGAGGTCATGCGCGCCGTCCAGGCCGGCTACGTGTGCGTCGTGCAGGACGTCCGCGGCCGCTTCCTGTCGGAGGGCGACTTCGACCCGTTCTTCGACGAGGGCCCCGACGGCGCCGACACGATCGCCTGGGTCGCGGCCCAGCCGTGGTGCTCGGGCGTGGTCGGCATGGCGGGCGGCTCCTACTTCGGCGCGACGCAGTGGCGCGCGGCGGGCGAGGTGCCCGAGGCGCTGAAGGCGATGGTGCCGTTCGTCACGGCGGCCGACTACCACGAGGGCTGGACCTACCAGGGCGGGGCGTTCGAGCTGGGCTTCAACCTGCACTGGACGCTGGGGTTCCTGGCGGTGGGCGAGGTGGTCCGGCGGCTCGGCGCCGGCCAGGACGCTATGGCCGAACTCGGCGCGCTCGTCCAGGCCGTCGACGACAACGACGCGCTGTACGAGCGGCTGCCGCTGACCGACATGCCCGTGCTGGACGAGCTGGCGCCGTACTACCGCGCGTGGCTCGACCACCCCGCCTACGACGACTACTGGCGCGCGATCGCCCCCAAGGAGCGCCACGCGCAGGTCACGGTCCCCGCGCTGAACATCGGCGGCTGGTACGACCTCTTCCTCGGCGGCACGATCGCCAACTACCTGGGGATGAAGGAGCAGGGCGCCACCGAGGCCGCGCGGCGGCCGCACCTGGTCATCGGGCCCTGGGCCCACGGCGACTCCTTCGGCTGGTATGCCGGGCGCAGCTACGGCTTCGCCTCCAACTACCTCGCCATCGACCCGACCGCGCTGCACGTGCGCTGGTTCGACCGCCATCTCAAGGACATGGACAACGGACTCGACGACGAGCCGCCGGTGCGCCTGTTCGTCATGGGCATCGACGAGTGGCGCGACGAGCAGGACTGGCCGCTGCCCGACACGGCCTTCACGCCGTACTATCTCCACAGCGGCGGCCACGCCAACACGGCCTCGGGCGACGGGACGCTGTCGACCGAGGCGCCCGGCGCCGAGCCACACGACACCTACCTCTACGACCCGCGCGACCCGGTCCCCACCACCGGCGGCGCGACGTTCCTGCCGGGCCTGTTCGTCGCCGCCAACGCCGGCCCGCGCGACCAGCGGCTCATCGACGGCCGGGCCGACGTCCTCACGTTCGTCACGCCGCCGCTGGAGCACGACGTCGAGGTCACCGGGCCGATCGAGCTCGTGCTCCACGCGTCGTCCTCGGCGCGCGACACGGACTTCACCGGCAAGCTCGTCGACGTCGCGCCCGACGGGCGCGCCGAGCTGCTGACCGACGGCATCCTGCGCGCGCGCTACCGCGAGTCGATGAGCGAGCCGCGGCCGCTGGAGCCCGGCGAGGTCTACGAGCTGCGGATCGACCTGTGGGCGACGGCCAACGTGTTCAAGGCCGGCCACCGGATCCGCCTGGACGTGTCGAGCAGCAACTTCCCGCGCTTCGACCGCAACACGAACACGGGCGGGACCATCGCGACCGAGGGTCCCGAGGCGCTCGTGGAGGCCGTCAACCGCGTCTTCCACGACCACGAGCACCCGTCGCACGTGGTGCTGCCGATCATCGACCGCTCCTGACCGCCGTCCCGGCGGCCGGCGGGCGCGCGGCGGTGACGGGCGGTGGATCCTGTCGGCGGGACCTCCGGCGCCCGTCTGCGGGGCTCTACGGATGGTGGGCGGCCGGGCGCCACGCACAATCGGGCCATGGCTCGCACTCCCAAGGAACTCAAGGACCTGGCCCTGGCGCCGGTCGCCGTCGCCGTCGACGAGAACCTCCGCTTCCTGCGCACCCGCACCCCCGAGGAGCTGGGGGCCGCGCTCGAGCTCGTGCTCGACCGCGCCACCCCCGATCCCTCGCGCGAGACGCGGCTGGCCCAGGTGCTCGAGGCCGCGATCCGCGACGTCGACCTGCACGGCTGGCAGGCCACGATGAGCGACGACGGCTCCGCCGTCCGGATCGCCGGCGGCTCGGCCTCGCTGGACATCAGCGTCGGCGCCACGGTGCTGCACTACGTCGAGGACGGGGCCGCCGCCCCGGCCGCCTCGTAGACCGCGCCGCGCGTGGCGCCTGCCGTGGCTGGCCGCACGGCCCGCCACGGCGTAGGCTGCCGGCCACTGAGCGCCGCGGCCGACCCACCCATCCCCTCCGGCGCCGACGGCGGGCGCACCGCCTGGGCGCGCAACCTCGCCGCGCCCATCCGGCGCTTCCTGCACGCCGAGACCGGCGGCGCGATCGTCCTCGTCGGCGCCACGCTGGTGGCGCTGCTGTGGGCCAACTCGCCGTGGAGCGACTCCTACGCCTCGGTGTGGGGGATGCGACTGGCGATCTCGCTGGGCGACCACGCCATCGCCACGGACCTGCGCGGGTGGGTCAACGAGGGGCTCATGACGCTCTTCTTCCTCGTGGTCGGCCTGGAGGCCAAGCGCGAGCTCGACCTCGGTGAGCTGCGCGAGCGCCGGCGGCTGACCGTCCCGGTCATGGCGGGCCTGGGCGGCATGGTCGCGGCGGCCGCGGTGTACCTGGCGATCAACGCGGGCGGCGACGGCGCGGCGGGCTGGGGCGCGGCGGTGTCGACCGACACCGCGCTGGCGCTCGGGGCGCTCGCGCTGCTGACCCACGGGCGCGCCATCCGCCTGCGGGTGTTCCTGCTCACGGTCGTGGTCATCGACGACCTCGTCGCGCTGGCGGTCATCGCCATCGCCTACTCCGACGCCATCGACCCCGTCGCCCTGGCCGTCGCCGTGGGCTTCTTCGCCGTGCTGCTGGCACTGCGCTACGCGGGCTCGTGGCGCGGCCCGGCGGCCGCGGCGGCGGGCGTGGGCATGTGGCTGGCCCTGTTCGAGTCCGGCATCGACCCGGTCATCACGGGGCTGCTCGTCGGCCTGGTGAGCACGGCCTACCCGCCGTCGCGCGACGACCTGGAGCGCAGCACGGAGCGGGCCCGCTCGTTCCGCGAGCAGCCGACCCCGGAGCTGGCCTACCAGGCGCGGGCCAGCCTCACCTCGGCCATCTCGCTCAACGAGCGCCTCCAGTACCGGCTGCTGCCGTGGACGAGCCAGGTCATCGTCCCGCTGTTCGCGCTGGCCAACGCCGGCGTGCACTTCGACGGCGACCTGCTGTCGGGCGCGGCCGCTTCGCGCGTGACGATCGGGATCGTCGCCGCCTACGTCGTCGGCAAGCCGCTGGGCATCACGGGCGCCGCCTGGATCGCCACCCGCCGGGCGATGGGCGGCCAGCGCCCGACCGTGACCTGGCCCGTCCTGGTCGGCGGCGCCGCCGCGGCCGGCATCGGCTTCACCGTGTCGCTGCTGGTGGCGTCGCTGGCCTTCACCGGGCCCACGCTCGACGAGGCCAAGATCGGCGTGCTGGTCACCGCCCTGGCCTCGCCCGCCGTGTCGTGGGTCGCCTTCGCGATCGTGCGCCACCTGCCCGACGAGCTGCGCGCGCGCCAGCTCGGGGCCGTCGCCGGGCAGATCGTCGATCTCGCCGACGACGTCGACCCCGGCCGCGACCACATCCGCGGCCCGGTCGACGCGCCCGTCACGCTCATCGAGTACGGCGACTTCGAGTGCCCGTACTGCGCGGCCGCCGAGCCCGTCATCGCCCGGCTGCTGGAGGCCTTCGGCGCCGAGCTGCGCTACGTGTGGCGCCACCTGCCGCTCACCGACGTCCACCCCAACGCCCAGCTGGCCGCCGAGGCGGCCGAGGCCGCGGCGCGCCAGGGCGCGTTCTGGGAGATGCACGACCGCCTGCTCGCCCACCAGGACGACCTGGCGGTCAGCGACCTGTACCGCCACGCGGCCGCGCTGGAGCTCGACCTCGAGCGCTTCTCCGACGATCTCGGCCGCCGGCGCACCGCGCCGCGCGTGGCCGAGGACGTGGCGGGCGCCGACGCCAGCGGCGTTTCGGGGACGCCGACGTTCTTCGTCAACGGCCGCCGCCACCAGGGCGTCTACGACGTCGACACGCTGACGCGCGAGATCAAGGCCGCCGCCGGCGCGCTGCGGCCGGTGCCGCCCTCGCGCTGAGCGCGACCGATGGGCCCGCGCGGACGACGGGGCCTGACCGTGGGCGGGTCCGCCGATACCGTTGGCG from the Baekduia soli genome contains:
- the nhaA gene encoding Na+/H+ antiporter NhaA, whose amino-acid sequence is MAGRTARHGVGCRPLSAAADPPIPSGADGGRTAWARNLAAPIRRFLHAETGGAIVLVGATLVALLWANSPWSDSYASVWGMRLAISLGDHAIATDLRGWVNEGLMTLFFLVVGLEAKRELDLGELRERRRLTVPVMAGLGGMVAAAAVYLAINAGGDGAAGWGAAVSTDTALALGALALLTHGRAIRLRVFLLTVVVIDDLVALAVIAIAYSDAIDPVALAVAVGFFAVLLALRYAGSWRGPAAAAAGVGMWLALFESGIDPVITGLLVGLVSTAYPPSRDDLERSTERARSFREQPTPELAYQARASLTSAISLNERLQYRLLPWTSQVIVPLFALANAGVHFDGDLLSGAAASRVTIGIVAAYVVGKPLGITGAAWIATRRAMGGQRPTVTWPVLVGGAAAAGIGFTVSLLVASLAFTGPTLDEAKIGVLVTALASPAVSWVAFAIVRHLPDELRARQLGAVAGQIVDLADDVDPGRDHIRGPVDAPVTLIEYGDFECPYCAAAEPVIARLLEAFGAELRYVWRHLPLTDVHPNAQLAAEAAEAAARQGAFWEMHDRLLAHQDDLAVSDLYRHAAALELDLERFSDDLGRRRTAPRVAEDVAGADASGVSGTPTFFVNGRRHQGVYDVDTLTREIKAAAGALRPVPPSR
- a CDS encoding CaiB/BaiF CoA transferase family protein — encoded protein: MTSIPPAGPLEGITVVDLTTTFMGPYTTQMMAAMGADVVKVEAPGGDIIRHIGDGRHPGMGPIFLAANHGKRSIALDLKDPGARDVVLALVTRADVFVTNMRPAALGRLGLTHDALREDHPRLVHCTLPGFGSAGPYRDHAAYDDVIQAISGTAAVQGGDGEPAYIKSSIADKIVGLVALGAINAALVQQATTGRGQAVEVPMFEAMAAFTLLELQGGHVFDPPRGPTGYARVASPNRRPYRTQDGHIAVMIYTDKQWLAFFDLIGRPELGDDPRFRTIRERTENIDELYGLLAEALPSRTSTAWLEDFQRLGVAAVPVLGIDELLADPHLEAVGLMQEIEHPTEGRLRLARMAPSFSATEPVPLRPAPRLGEHSLEVLGELGLAPDAIDALVARGAVVVPELSRPPRA
- a CDS encoding TetR/AcrR family transcriptional regulator, producing MPATDADSRLTGLSQRPKRADAARNYDKLVAAAREAFAQDGEGARLDDIAKRAGVGPGTLYRNFPTRQHLLEAVYVDEVEAIARAADALADHEPWDALRRWTRQFVDYVTTKRAIGSALLTYIDRDSEVFRSCRGAVFGAGDALLERARAAGEVRDDVAFADLAPLLGGIAAMQGADPATIDRSLDLVLDGLRYRPPAG
- a CDS encoding MFS transporter, coding for MPATFTRPAAARRLSGTRLRLRRAGAPRRPSHPQIVLGIILTCQLMLILDVSIIITSLPRIHRALGFSPTGLSWVQNAYALTFGGLLLLGARAGDILGRRRMFVAGLTVFTAASLAGGLAQSPGWLLGARAVQGLGAAVAAPSTLALLSITFREGRERTRAVASYSAVSAAGGSIGLVVGGMLTSWASWRWGLFINVPIGIVLVTLAPRFLPESERHDGRFDLTGAITSTLGMTAIVYGFVRAASDGWGDLGTVASFAAGVLLLAAFVLTERRAEQPITPLRMFASRERSGAYVGRLLLVAGNFSSFFFLTQYFQGVRGFSAVQTGIAFLPMTLAMFASVRIVPRLTARFGTAPLLIGGLTVALAGMLWLTRITEDSSYVPGVAVAMVVFGAGTGIAMAPLTSVGMAGVPARDAGAGSGLLNAAQQVGAALGLGILVTVFASSSRSAAQHAGATPRSELAHAVASTLVGSAGFLVAALAVAVVIMWPRMAAARATAAAAERAS
- a CDS encoding CocE/NonD family hydrolase, with protein sequence MPSEIVVEKNIMVAMRDGVALATDVYRPGGSEPLPAILQRTPYDKEGAALRNYSFEVMRAVQAGYVCVVQDVRGRFLSEGDFDPFFDEGPDGADTIAWVAAQPWCSGVVGMAGGSYFGATQWRAAGEVPEALKAMVPFVTAADYHEGWTYQGGAFELGFNLHWTLGFLAVGEVVRRLGAGQDAMAELGALVQAVDDNDALYERLPLTDMPVLDELAPYYRAWLDHPAYDDYWRAIAPKERHAQVTVPALNIGGWYDLFLGGTIANYLGMKEQGATEAARRPHLVIGPWAHGDSFGWYAGRSYGFASNYLAIDPTALHVRWFDRHLKDMDNGLDDEPPVRLFVMGIDEWRDEQDWPLPDTAFTPYYLHSGGHANTASGDGTLSTEAPGAEPHDTYLYDPRDPVPTTGGATFLPGLFVAANAGPRDQRLIDGRADVLTFVTPPLEHDVEVTGPIELVLHASSSARDTDFTGKLVDVAPDGRAELLTDGILRARYRESMSEPRPLEPGEVYELRIDLWATANVFKAGHRIRLDVSSSNFPRFDRNTNTGGTIATEGPEALVEAVNRVFHDHEHPSHVVLPIIDRS